In Candidatus Methylomirabilota bacterium, the genomic window TCACGCTCGAGAACGTGCAGGCCAGCGCGGCGCGCCCTTCGCCGCGCGGCACCACGAAGCCGAAGCCATCCAGCCGATGGCGGATGGCGGCGCGCGGGTAGGCCAGCGTCACGGTGGCCGAGGACGCGTAGGCGATCGCGCCGAGGAGGCGGGCCAGCTCGGGATCCACGGCGGACACGAGGGCGCCCATCCGGGGCGCCTGGCCCGCCAGCACCACGCCGTCCGCCGCCACCGCGCTCCCGTCGCCGAGCCTGACTTCCCACGGGCTCCCGCGGGCGAAGCGCCCGACCGCCGTGACCGGGCAGCCGAGCCGCACGGTCCCCGCCGGGAGCCGCGCCGCCAGCGCCTCCACGAGCTCGCCCATCCCGCCGGCCAGCGTGACGAACAGGCTCCAGCGCGCGCCGCTGGCCCCGCTCTGCTCGGCCCGGCTGGTGCCCCGCCGGAGCGCGAGGATGAGGCTCCGGTATCGGCGCTCGAGGGCGAGGAAGCGTGGCATCGTCGCCGCCAGGCTCAGGCGCTCGGGATCGGCCGTGTAGATTCCGGCGACCAGCGGCTCGGCCACGCGCTCGAGCGCCTCGCGCCCGAGCCGGCGCCTGACGAAGCCGGCGAGGCTCTCGTCGCCGTTCGGCGCGCCCCGCGGGAGGACGAGGTCCAGCGCCATCCGGAGCTTGCCACGCCAGGAGAACAGGGGCGAGGCGACCATCGGCCACAGCCGCGTCGGGGCCAGGAGCAGGAAGCCCTCCGGCAGCGGGTGGAGGCGGCCACCGTGGAGGACGTACGTGCGACGGTACCGGTCGTCGGTGCTCTGGAGGCGGGGCCCGAGCCCGAGGCGCTCGGCGAGGGCGAGCGCCCACGGCTTCTCCGAGATGACGGAGTCGGGGCCGGCCTCGAGCAGGAACCCGCCTGCGCGCTCGGTGGCGATCGTCCCGCCAAGCCGGGCCGCCCCCTCACAGAGAGTGAGCGCAATAGGCCGCTCGGTCTCACGGCTGGCTTCGATGAGACGGTGGGCGGCGGCCAGGCCGGCGATGCCCCCGCCGACGACGACGACGCGGAGTGGACGTGTTCCCACGGCTACTCGATGATACCGCGGCCGTGGCGAGCGGGTCAGCCGGCGCCACGGCCGGGCGTCCTGTCCGCGGGTCGCGGAGACCTCTTGCCGAGCAGGAGGCTCGTCGTCTACCGTGCGGCTATCGCCGGCGGTACCACCCCGGTGCCACCGGGCCAAGGAGGCGCGCATGAACGCGTCCGAGAGTCTGCCCGCCGAGTTCAACGTCGCCAGCTACTTCGTCGACCGGAATGTGGCCGAGGGCCGGGCCGCTTCGCCGGCGTTCCTGTGCGAGGACCGCACCCTGACGTACGGCGAGGTGCAGGAGCTGGTGAATCGGACCGGCAATACCCTGCTCGAGCTGGGGG contains:
- the hemG gene encoding protoporphyrinogen oxidase; translation: MGTRPLRVVVVGGGIAGLAAAHRLIEASRETERPIALTLCEGAARLGGTIATERAGGFLLEAGPDSVISEKPWALALAERLGLGPRLQSTDDRYRRTYVLHGGRLHPLPEGFLLLAPTRLWPMVASPLFSWRGKLRMALDLVLPRGAPNGDESLAGFVRRRLGREALERVAEPLVAGIYTADPERLSLAATMPRFLALERRYRSLILALRRGTSRAEQSGASGARWSLFVTLAGGMGELVEALAARLPAGTVRLGCPVTAVGRFARGSPWEVRLGDGSAVAADGVVLAGQAPRMGALVSAVDPELARLLGAIAYASSATVTLAYPRAAIRHRLDGFGFVVPRGEGRAALACTFSSVKYPGRAPEGHALLRLFLGGARGAAVLEHDDATLVRLAHEDAAAVLGIGGPPILSRVARHAAAMPQYEVGHLSRVTAIEGRLAGLPGLVVAGAAYRGVGISDCVRSGEEAADRLLEQREGG